The following coding sequences lie in one Sorex araneus isolate mSorAra2 chromosome 4, mSorAra2.pri, whole genome shotgun sequence genomic window:
- the ZBTB47 gene encoding zinc finger and BTB domain-containing protein 47 isoform X1, producing the protein MLLVEKTTDSPAAEFSLVEDVALHFACLMGRLNEQRLFQPDLCDVDLVLVPQRSVFPAHKGVLAAYSQFFHSLFTQNKQLQRVELSLEALAPGGLQQILNFIYTSKLLVNAANVHEVLSAASLLQMADIAASCQELLDARSLGPPGPGTVALAQPAASCTPATPPYYCDIKQEADTPGLPKIFAREGPDPYSVRVEDGAGTTGGSGPAPVAPTQPFFKEEKEGAADEAAGAPGSLCKLETGEEPEEELGDSGTYSRREQSQIIVEVNLNNQTLHVSTGPEGKPGPATGPATMVLGQEEGLQRHSEEDEEEDNEEEEEEEEEEEEEGGGSGGEEEEEEEEEGGSQGEEEEEGEEGQSEQEEEEEEEEEGHSDQDQESSEEEEEEEEGEAGARQGPGGRRGGRADPPPHSRMATRSRENARSRGAPEPEEAGRRGGKRSKPPPGGAATASARGTPAAADGLGAKVKLEEKQHHPCQKCPRVFNNRWYLEKHMNVTHSRMQICDQCGKRFLLESELLLHRQTDCERNIQCVTCGKAFKKLWSLHEHNKIVHGYAEKKFSCEICEKKFYTMAHVRKHMVAHTKDMPFTCETCGKSFKRSMSLKVHSLQHSGEKPFRCENCNERFQYKYQLRSHMSIHIGHKQFMCQWCGKDFNMKQYFDEHMKTHTGEKPYICEICGKSFTSRPNMKRHRRTHTGEKPYPCDVCGQRFRFSNMLKAHKEKCFRVTHPLAADGTPAAPGLAPAQPSALPLLAGLPPTLPPQPHLPPPPPLFPTAAPGAAPAGGRLGAN; encoded by the exons ATG TTGCTGGTTGAGAAGACAACCGACTCTCCGGCGGCCGAGTTCTCGCTGGTGGAGGACGTGGCGCTGCACTTCGCCTGCTTGATGGGCCGCCTGAATGAGCAGCGCCTCTTCCAGCCCGACCTCTGCGACGTGGACCTGGTGCTGGTGCCCCAGCGCAGCGTCTTCCCGGCCCACAAGGGCGTGCTGGCCGCCTACAGCCAGTTCTTCCACTCGCTCTTCACCCAGAACAAGCAGCTGCAGCGCGTGGAGCTGTCCCTGGAGGCGCTGGCCCCCGGCGGCCTGCAGCAGATCCTCAACTTCATCTACACGTCCAAGCTGCTGGTCAACGCCGCCAACGTGCACGAGGTGCTGAGCGCCGCCTCGCTGCTGCAGATGGCCGACATCGCCGCCTCCTGCCAGGAGCTGCTGGACGCCCGCTCCCTGGGCCCCCCGGGCCCCGGCACGGTGGCCCTGGCCCAGCCGGCCGCCAGCTGCACCCCGGCCACACCACCCTACTACTGTGACATCAAGCAGGAGGCCGATACCCCGGGGCTGCCGAAGATCTTCGCTCGCGAGGGCCCCGACCCCTACTCGGTGCGCGTGGAGGACGGAGCTGGCACCACTGGGGGCTCTGGGCCTGCCCCCGTCGCGCCCACCCAGCCCTTCttcaaggaggagaaagaaggggctGCGGATGAGGCGGCCGGTGCCCCTGGCAGCCTGTGCAAGCTGGAGACGGGGGAGGAGCCGGAGGAAGAGCTGGGAGACTCGGGCACCTACAGCCGCCGGGAGCAGTCCCAGATCATCGTGGAGGTGAACCTCAACAACCAGACGCTGCACGTGTCCACGGGCCCGGAGGGGAAGCCGGGCCCTGCCACGGGCCCAGCCACCATGGTGCTGGGCCAggaggaggggctgcagagacactcggaggaggacgaggaggaggacaacgaggaagaggaggaagaggaggaagaggaagaggaggaaggtggtggcagtggaggggaggaggaggaggaggaagaggaagagggtggcagtcagggagaggaggaagaggaaggtgagGAAGGACAGagtgagcaggaggaggaagaggaggaggaagaggaagggcacAGCGACCAGGATCAAGAGAgctcagaggaggaggaagaggaggaagagggggaggcgggggccaggcagggccccgGGGGCCGCAGGGGCGGCCGAgcagacccccctccccacagtcGCATGGCCACCCGGTCCCGTGAGAATGCCCGGAGCCGGGGGGCCCCTGAACCCGAGGAGGCAGGGCGGAGGGGTGGGAAGCGGTCCAAGCCGCCCCCAGGAGGGGCCGCCACCGCCTCTGCCCGCGGGACCCCGGCTGCCGCCGACGGACTCGGGGCCAAGGTGAAGCTGGAGGAGAAGCAGCATCACCCGTGCCAGAAGTGCCCCCGCGTGTTCAACAACCGCTGGTACCTGGAGAAGCACATGAACGTGACCCACAGCCGCATGCAGATCTGCGACCAGTGCGGGAAGCGCTTCCTGCTGGAGAGCGAGCTGCTGCTGCACCGGCAGACGGACTGCGAGCGCAACATCCAG TGTGTGACCTGCGGCAAAGCTTTTAAGAAGCTCTGGTCCCTCCACGAACACAACAAGATCGTGCACGGCTACGCCGAGAAGAAGTTCTCGTGTGAGATCTGCGAGAAGAAGTTCTACACCATGGCGCATGTGCGCAAGCACATGGTCG CCCACACTAAGGACATGCCCTTCACCTGTGAGACCTGCGGGAAGTCCTTCAAGCGCAGCATGTCTCTCAAGGTGCACTCGCTGCAGCACTCGGGGGAGAAGCCTTTCCGGTGTGAG AACTGCAACGAACGTTTCCAGTACAAGTACCAGCTGCGCTCCCACATGAGCATCCACATCGGCCACAAGCAGTTCATGTGCCAGTGGTGCGGCAAGGACTTCAACATGAAGCAGTACTTCGACGAGCACATGAAGACCCACACAG GGGAGAAGCCGTACATCTGCGAGATCTGCGGCAAGAGCTTCACGAGCCGGCCCAACATGAAGCGGCACCGGCGCACGCACACCGGCGAGAAGCCGTACCCCTGCGACGTGTGCGGCCAGCGCTTCCGCTTCTCCAACATGCTCAAGGCCCACAAGGAGAAGTGCTTCCGGGTCACGCACCCCCTGGCCGCCGACGGCACCCCCgcggccccgggcctggcccccgCGCAGCCCTCGGCCCTGCCGCTGCTCGCggggctgccccccaccctgccgccGCAGCCCCAcctgccgccgcccccgccgctctTCCCCACCGCCGCCCCCGGGGCGGCCCCCGCGGGCGGTAGGCTGGGCGCCAACTAA
- the ZBTB47 gene encoding zinc finger and BTB domain-containing protein 47 isoform X2, which translates to MGRLNEQRLFQPDLCDVDLVLVPQRSVFPAHKGVLAAYSQFFHSLFTQNKQLQRVELSLEALAPGGLQQILNFIYTSKLLVNAANVHEVLSAASLLQMADIAASCQELLDARSLGPPGPGTVALAQPAASCTPATPPYYCDIKQEADTPGLPKIFAREGPDPYSVRVEDGAGTTGGSGPAPVAPTQPFFKEEKEGAADEAAGAPGSLCKLETGEEPEEELGDSGTYSRREQSQIIVEVNLNNQTLHVSTGPEGKPGPATGPATMVLGQEEGLQRHSEEDEEEDNEEEEEEEEEEEEEGGGSGGEEEEEEEEEGGSQGEEEEEGEEGQSEQEEEEEEEEEGHSDQDQESSEEEEEEEEGEAGARQGPGGRRGGRADPPPHSRMATRSRENARSRGAPEPEEAGRRGGKRSKPPPGGAATASARGTPAAADGLGAKVKLEEKQHHPCQKCPRVFNNRWYLEKHMNVTHSRMQICDQCGKRFLLESELLLHRQTDCERNIQCVTCGKAFKKLWSLHEHNKIVHGYAEKKFSCEICEKKFYTMAHVRKHMVAHTKDMPFTCETCGKSFKRSMSLKVHSLQHSGEKPFRCENCNERFQYKYQLRSHMSIHIGHKQFMCQWCGKDFNMKQYFDEHMKTHTGEKPYICEICGKSFTSRPNMKRHRRTHTGEKPYPCDVCGQRFRFSNMLKAHKEKCFRVTHPLAADGTPAAPGLAPAQPSALPLLAGLPPTLPPQPHLPPPPPLFPTAAPGAAPAGGRLGAN; encoded by the exons ATGGGCCGCCTGAATGAGCAGCGCCTCTTCCAGCCCGACCTCTGCGACGTGGACCTGGTGCTGGTGCCCCAGCGCAGCGTCTTCCCGGCCCACAAGGGCGTGCTGGCCGCCTACAGCCAGTTCTTCCACTCGCTCTTCACCCAGAACAAGCAGCTGCAGCGCGTGGAGCTGTCCCTGGAGGCGCTGGCCCCCGGCGGCCTGCAGCAGATCCTCAACTTCATCTACACGTCCAAGCTGCTGGTCAACGCCGCCAACGTGCACGAGGTGCTGAGCGCCGCCTCGCTGCTGCAGATGGCCGACATCGCCGCCTCCTGCCAGGAGCTGCTGGACGCCCGCTCCCTGGGCCCCCCGGGCCCCGGCACGGTGGCCCTGGCCCAGCCGGCCGCCAGCTGCACCCCGGCCACACCACCCTACTACTGTGACATCAAGCAGGAGGCCGATACCCCGGGGCTGCCGAAGATCTTCGCTCGCGAGGGCCCCGACCCCTACTCGGTGCGCGTGGAGGACGGAGCTGGCACCACTGGGGGCTCTGGGCCTGCCCCCGTCGCGCCCACCCAGCCCTTCttcaaggaggagaaagaaggggctGCGGATGAGGCGGCCGGTGCCCCTGGCAGCCTGTGCAAGCTGGAGACGGGGGAGGAGCCGGAGGAAGAGCTGGGAGACTCGGGCACCTACAGCCGCCGGGAGCAGTCCCAGATCATCGTGGAGGTGAACCTCAACAACCAGACGCTGCACGTGTCCACGGGCCCGGAGGGGAAGCCGGGCCCTGCCACGGGCCCAGCCACCATGGTGCTGGGCCAggaggaggggctgcagagacactcggaggaggacgaggaggaggacaacgaggaagaggaggaagaggaggaagaggaagaggaggaaggtggtggcagtggaggggaggaggaggaggaggaagaggaagagggtggcagtcagggagaggaggaagaggaaggtgagGAAGGACAGagtgagcaggaggaggaagaggaggaggaagaggaagggcacAGCGACCAGGATCAAGAGAgctcagaggaggaggaagaggaggaagagggggaggcgggggccaggcagggccccgGGGGCCGCAGGGGCGGCCGAgcagacccccctccccacagtcGCATGGCCACCCGGTCCCGTGAGAATGCCCGGAGCCGGGGGGCCCCTGAACCCGAGGAGGCAGGGCGGAGGGGTGGGAAGCGGTCCAAGCCGCCCCCAGGAGGGGCCGCCACCGCCTCTGCCCGCGGGACCCCGGCTGCCGCCGACGGACTCGGGGCCAAGGTGAAGCTGGAGGAGAAGCAGCATCACCCGTGCCAGAAGTGCCCCCGCGTGTTCAACAACCGCTGGTACCTGGAGAAGCACATGAACGTGACCCACAGCCGCATGCAGATCTGCGACCAGTGCGGGAAGCGCTTCCTGCTGGAGAGCGAGCTGCTGCTGCACCGGCAGACGGACTGCGAGCGCAACATCCAG TGTGTGACCTGCGGCAAAGCTTTTAAGAAGCTCTGGTCCCTCCACGAACACAACAAGATCGTGCACGGCTACGCCGAGAAGAAGTTCTCGTGTGAGATCTGCGAGAAGAAGTTCTACACCATGGCGCATGTGCGCAAGCACATGGTCG CCCACACTAAGGACATGCCCTTCACCTGTGAGACCTGCGGGAAGTCCTTCAAGCGCAGCATGTCTCTCAAGGTGCACTCGCTGCAGCACTCGGGGGAGAAGCCTTTCCGGTGTGAG AACTGCAACGAACGTTTCCAGTACAAGTACCAGCTGCGCTCCCACATGAGCATCCACATCGGCCACAAGCAGTTCATGTGCCAGTGGTGCGGCAAGGACTTCAACATGAAGCAGTACTTCGACGAGCACATGAAGACCCACACAG GGGAGAAGCCGTACATCTGCGAGATCTGCGGCAAGAGCTTCACGAGCCGGCCCAACATGAAGCGGCACCGGCGCACGCACACCGGCGAGAAGCCGTACCCCTGCGACGTGTGCGGCCAGCGCTTCCGCTTCTCCAACATGCTCAAGGCCCACAAGGAGAAGTGCTTCCGGGTCACGCACCCCCTGGCCGCCGACGGCACCCCCgcggccccgggcctggcccccgCGCAGCCCTCGGCCCTGCCGCTGCTCGCggggctgccccccaccctgccgccGCAGCCCCAcctgccgccgcccccgccgctctTCCCCACCGCCGCCCCCGGGGCGGCCCCCGCGGGCGGTAGGCTGGGCGCCAACTAA